In one window of Acidovorax sp. HDW3 DNA:
- the lldD gene encoding FMN-dependent L-lactate dehydrogenase LldD produces the protein MIIASSTDYRAAAQAFLPPFLFHYIDGGAYAEQTLRRNVDDLAAVALRQRVLKDMSELDTSTELFGERLSIPVALAPVGLTGMYRRRGEVQAARAADACGVPFTMSSVSVCPIEEVAPRLKRPMWFQLYVLKDRGFMKNALERAQAAGCSTLVFTVDMPVPGARYRDMHSGMSGPNAALRRYWQALCHPRWALDVGLLGRPHDLGNISAYRGNPTGLADYMGYLGANFDPSISWKDLEWIRAFWKGPMVIKGILDPEDAKDAVRFGADGIVVSNHGGRQLDGVLSTARALPAIADAVKGQIKILVDSGVRNGLDVVRALALGADCTMMGRAYIYALAAAGEAGVQHLLQLLEKEMRVAMTLTSTARVADIGPQMLAST, from the coding sequence ATGATCATCGCCTCCAGCACCGACTACCGCGCCGCCGCCCAGGCGTTTTTGCCGCCGTTTTTGTTCCACTACATCGACGGCGGCGCCTACGCCGAGCAGACGCTGCGCCGCAACGTCGATGACCTGGCCGCCGTGGCGCTGCGCCAGCGCGTGCTCAAGGACATGAGCGAGCTCGACACCAGCACCGAGCTGTTTGGCGAGCGCCTCTCCATCCCCGTCGCCCTGGCCCCCGTGGGGCTGACGGGCATGTACCGCCGCCGGGGCGAGGTGCAGGCCGCTCGCGCTGCCGATGCCTGCGGCGTGCCGTTCACCATGTCCAGCGTCTCCGTCTGCCCCATCGAGGAGGTGGCGCCGCGCCTGAAGCGCCCCATGTGGTTTCAGCTCTACGTGCTCAAAGACCGGGGCTTTATGAAAAACGCCCTGGAGCGTGCGCAGGCGGCGGGCTGCTCCACCCTGGTGTTCACCGTCGACATGCCCGTGCCCGGGGCGCGCTACCGCGATATGCATTCGGGCATGAGTGGGCCGAACGCGGCGCTGCGCCGCTACTGGCAGGCGCTGTGCCACCCGCGCTGGGCGCTGGACGTGGGCCTGCTCGGGCGCCCGCACGACCTGGGCAATATCTCGGCCTACCGGGGCAATCCCACCGGCCTGGCCGACTACATGGGCTATCTGGGGGCCAATTTTGACCCCTCCATTTCCTGGAAAGACCTGGAGTGGATTCGCGCCTTCTGGAAGGGGCCCATGGTCATCAAAGGCATTCTTGACCCCGAGGACGCCAAGGACGCGGTGCGCTTTGGCGCCGACGGCATCGTCGTCTCCAACCACGGCGGGCGCCAGCTCGACGGTGTGCTCTCCACGGCGCGGGCGCTGCCGGCGATTGCCGATGCGGTCAAGGGCCAGATCAAAATCCTGGTTGATTCGGGCGTGCGCAACGGCCTGGACGTGGTGCGCGCCCTGGCCCTGGGGGCGGACTGCACCATGATGGGCCGCGCCTACATCTACGCCCTGGCCGCCGCCGGCGAGGCGGGCGTGCAGCACCTGCTGCAACTGCTGGAAAAAGAAATGCGCGTGGCCATGACGCTGACCAGCACCGCCCGGGTGGCGGATATAGGCCCCCAGATGTTGGCATCGACCTGA
- a CDS encoding DUF1778 domain-containing protein: protein MRDAAINLRALPEQRDLIDHAASLLGKNRSDFMLEAACDRAQTVVLDQVFFSLDAEKFKQFTAMLDAPPGPNPGLERLMAVKAPWSTGAA from the coding sequence ATGCGTGACGCCGCCATCAATCTGCGGGCCCTGCCCGAACAGCGTGATCTGATCGATCACGCTGCCAGCCTACTTGGCAAGAACCGTTCGGACTTCATGCTCGAAGCAGCTTGCGACCGCGCTCAGACCGTGGTGTTGGATCAGGTTTTTTTCAGCCTGGACGCCGAAAAATTCAAGCAGTTCACCGCGATGCTCGACGCACCTCCCGGCCCCAACCCCGGGCTTGAACGTCTCATGGCCGTCAAGGCACCCTGGAGTACCGGCGCGGCATGA
- the ccoG gene encoding cytochrome c oxidase accessory protein CcoG, whose translation MTHKPRKIIPIAVAPTPQYAPRRTIHPRAIDGFYARWRWALVWLTQIFFYGLPWLQWGGRQMVLFDLEAKRFYLFGLVLYPQDFIYLTGLLIVSALSLFLFTAVAGRLWCGFACPQTVYTEIFLWLERRIEGERSARLRLDKSGWTLEKLGKKSAKHGAWIAVALWTGFTFVGYFIPIRVLGAEVLALQGPWQIFWVLCYALATYGNAGFLREMVCQHMCPYARFQSAMFDPDTLIVSYDSARGEPRGARSKESAATTATATAQGDCIDCSLCVQVCPVGIDIRAGLQYECIGCGLCVDACDSVMDKIKQPRGLIRYATPNGLAGGWSAARMLRRVARSRVLIYGAILLLLSLGMVVSMALRVPLRVNVVLDRAAQGRLAAGGQIENLYRLQLMNATEAAQSLRIRAQGLPGLHLAPGDEADTVLAPTEARWVSVRLRIAHGSAAPGSHPIRFEITSVDDTALRVEEKAAFLVPR comes from the coding sequence ATGACCCACAAGCCCCGCAAAATCATCCCCATTGCCGTCGCGCCGACGCCGCAGTACGCACCCCGGCGCACCATCCACCCCCGCGCCATCGACGGCTTTTATGCCCGCTGGCGCTGGGCCCTGGTCTGGTTGACGCAGATTTTTTTCTATGGCCTGCCCTGGCTGCAGTGGGGCGGGCGCCAGATGGTGCTGTTCGACCTGGAGGCCAAGCGCTTTTACCTCTTCGGCCTGGTGCTGTACCCGCAGGATTTCATCTACCTCACGGGGCTGCTCATCGTCTCGGCACTGTCGCTGTTCCTGTTCACGGCGGTGGCCGGGCGGCTGTGGTGCGGCTTTGCCTGCCCGCAGACGGTGTACACCGAGATTTTTTTGTGGCTTGAGCGGCGCATCGAGGGCGAGCGCAGCGCCCGCCTGCGCCTGGACAAGAGCGGCTGGACGCTGGAAAAGCTCGGGAAAAAATCGGCCAAGCACGGCGCCTGGATCGCCGTGGCGCTGTGGACGGGCTTTACCTTCGTCGGCTACTTCATTCCCATCCGCGTGTTGGGCGCCGAGGTGCTGGCGCTGCAGGGGCCGTGGCAGATTTTCTGGGTGCTGTGCTATGCCCTGGCGACCTACGGCAACGCCGGTTTCCTGCGCGAGATGGTGTGCCAGCACATGTGCCCCTACGCACGCTTTCAAAGCGCGATGTTCGACCCGGACACTCTCATCGTCAGCTACGACAGCGCACGTGGTGAGCCGCGTGGCGCGCGCAGCAAGGAGAGCGCCGCCACCACGGCAACCGCCACCGCCCAGGGCGACTGCATCGACTGCTCGCTGTGCGTGCAGGTTTGCCCCGTGGGCATCGACATACGCGCCGGCCTGCAGTACGAATGCATCGGCTGCGGCCTGTGCGTGGACGCCTGCGACAGCGTGATGGACAAAATCAAGCAGCCGCGCGGCCTGATCCGCTACGCCACGCCCAACGGCCTGGCCGGGGGCTGGAGCGCCGCACGGATGCTGCGCCGCGTGGCCCGCTCCCGGGTGCTGATCTACGGCGCCATCTTGCTGCTCTTGAGCCTGGGCATGGTGGTGAGCATGGCGCTGCGCGTGCCGCTGCGCGTGAACGTGGTCTTGGACCGCGCGGCCCAGGGCCGCCTGGCGGCGGGCGGGCAGATCGAGAACCTCTACCGCCTGCAGCTCATGAACGCCACCGAGGCGGCGCAGTCGCTGCGCATCCGCGCCCAGGGGCTCCCCGGCCTGCACCTGGCCCCGGGGGACGAGGCCGACACCGTGCTCGCACCGACCGAGGCGCGCTGGGTCAGTGTGCGCCTGCGCATTGCCCACGGCAGCGCTGCGCCGGGCTCGCACCCGATCCGTTTCGAGATCACCAGCGTGGACGACACGGCCTTGCGGGTGGAAGAAAAAGCCGCCTTCCTGGTGCCGCGTTGA
- a CDS encoding response regulator: MANILVVDDELGIRDLLSEILNDEGHSVELAENATQARNARAASSFDLVLLDIWMPDTDGVTLLKEWAATGLLTMPVIMMSGHATIDTAVEATRIGAFSFLEKPITLQKLLKAVEQGLARTQAQPAPAATVLVRPLTLVGDGAALPLPVIHPVIPLDMAPHAHQGFDLDRPLREARDGFEKAYFEFHLAREGGSMTRVAEKTGLERTHLYRKLRQLGVELGRNKRG, from the coding sequence ATGGCAAATATTTTGGTGGTGGATGACGAACTCGGCATCCGGGATTTGTTGTCCGAAATCCTCAACGACGAGGGACACAGCGTCGAGCTGGCAGAAAACGCCACCCAGGCACGCAACGCCCGCGCGGCCAGCAGCTTCGATCTGGTGTTGCTCGATATCTGGATGCCCGACACCGACGGCGTCACCCTGCTCAAGGAATGGGCCGCAACGGGCCTCTTGACCATGCCCGTCATCATGATGAGCGGCCACGCCACCATCGATACTGCCGTTGAAGCCACCCGCATCGGGGCGTTTTCTTTTCTAGAAAAACCCATCACATTGCAAAAATTACTCAAGGCGGTGGAGCAGGGCTTGGCGCGCACTCAGGCACAGCCGGCTCCGGCCGCTACGGTGTTAGTGCGTCCGTTGACGCTCGTCGGTGATGGCGCGGCGTTGCCCCTGCCCGTCATCCATCCTGTGATACCGCTGGACATGGCCCCCCACGCCCACCAGGGCTTTGACCTCGACCGCCCGCTGCGCGAGGCACGCGATGGCTTCGAGAAAGCCTACTTCGAGTTCCATTTGGCGCGCGAAGGCGGCTCGATGACCCGCGTGGCGGAGAAAACAGGCCTGGAGCGCACCCACCTGTACCGCAAGCTGCGCCAGCTCGGCGTTGAACTCGGACGCAACAAGCGCGGATAA
- the htpG gene encoding molecular chaperone HtpG, which produces MSKQTHSFQAEVAQLLHLVTHSLYSNPEIFLRELVSNASDACDKLRFEALNDSALYEDAPNLELRIAFDKAAKTLTITDNGIGMSAQEAIDHLGTIAKSGTKDFMGKLTGDQKADAQLIGQFGVGFYSGFIVADKITVESRRAGLKAEEGVRWVSGGAGDFEVDAITRAARGTSVILHLRTGEKDSAEEFLNAWKLKQLIAKYSDHISLPILMEKEEWKEAEKEGEPGAMVKTGEWETVNKASALWTRPKKDITAEQYQEFYKSISHDHEAPLTWAHNRVEGNTEYTQLLYIPAKAPFDLYQRDKHAGVKLYVKRVFIMDEAEALLPGYLRFARGVIDSADLPLNVSRELLQESRDVRLIRDGSVKRVLSMLEDLAKHDKHETGEGADGVTDVVSDEDKAKEGKYSQFYAQFGAVLKEGLGEDFGNRERIAKLLRFASTTSDTASVGLADYKARMKEGQEAIYYITADSLQAAKSSPQLELFKKKGIEVLLMTDRVDEWALGYLHDFDGTPLQSVAKGAVDLGELQDEAEKKAFDEAAEQFKPLLAKLKEALKDKADDVRVTTRLVDSPACLVVKDGDMSSQLARLLKQAGQQAPDAKPVLEVNPAHPLVQKLDGSVHFHDLAHILFDQALLAEGGQLDDPAAYVKRVNALLV; this is translated from the coding sequence ATGAGCAAGCAAACCCATTCCTTCCAGGCCGAAGTCGCGCAGCTGCTGCACCTGGTCACGCACTCGCTGTACTCCAACCCCGAGATTTTCCTGCGCGAGCTGGTCTCCAACGCCTCCGACGCCTGCGACAAGCTGCGCTTTGAAGCCCTGAACGACAGCGCCCTGTACGAAGACGCGCCCAACCTGGAGCTGCGCATTGCCTTCGACAAGGCGGCCAAAACCCTCACCATCACCGACAACGGCATTGGCATGAGCGCGCAGGAGGCCATCGACCACCTGGGCACCATCGCCAAGAGCGGCACCAAGGACTTCATGGGCAAGCTCACCGGCGACCAGAAGGCCGACGCGCAGCTCATCGGCCAGTTTGGCGTGGGTTTTTATTCGGGCTTCATCGTCGCCGACAAGATCACCGTCGAGTCGCGCCGCGCCGGCCTCAAGGCCGAGGAAGGCGTGCGCTGGGTCAGCGGCGGTGCGGGCGATTTTGAGGTCGATGCCATCACCCGCGCCGCGCGCGGCACCAGCGTCATCCTGCACCTGCGCACCGGCGAAAAGGACAGCGCGGAAGAATTCCTCAACGCCTGGAAGCTCAAGCAGCTGATTGCCAAATACTCCGACCACATCAGCCTGCCCATCCTCATGGAAAAAGAGGAATGGAAAGAGGCCGAGAAGGAAGGCGAGCCCGGCGCCATGGTGAAAACCGGCGAGTGGGAAACGGTGAACAAGGCCAGCGCCCTGTGGACGCGGCCCAAGAAAGACATCACCGCCGAGCAGTACCAGGAGTTCTACAAATCCATCAGCCACGACCACGAGGCGCCGCTGACCTGGGCGCACAACCGCGTCGAGGGCAACACCGAGTACACGCAGCTCCTCTACATCCCGGCCAAGGCGCCGTTCGACCTGTACCAGCGCGACAAGCACGCGGGCGTCAAGCTCTACGTCAAGCGCGTGTTCATCATGGACGAGGCCGAGGCGCTGCTGCCGGGCTACCTGCGCTTCGCCCGCGGCGTGATCGACTCCGCCGACCTGCCGCTGAACGTCAGCCGCGAGCTGCTGCAGGAAAGCCGCGACGTGCGCCTGATCCGCGACGGCTCGGTCAAGCGCGTGCTCTCCATGCTCGAAGACCTGGCCAAGCACGACAAACACGAAACAGGCGAAGGTGCCGACGGCGTGACCGACGTGGTCAGCGACGAGGACAAGGCCAAGGAAGGCAAGTACAGCCAGTTCTACGCCCAGTTCGGCGCCGTGCTCAAAGAGGGCCTGGGCGAAGACTTTGGCAACCGCGAGCGCATTGCCAAGCTGCTGCGCTTTGCCAGCACCACGAGCGACACGGCCAGCGTCGGCCTGGCCGACTACAAGGCGCGCATGAAGGAAGGCCAGGAGGCCATTTACTACATCACCGCCGACAGCCTGCAAGCGGCCAAGAGCAGCCCGCAGCTCGAACTCTTCAAGAAGAAGGGCATTGAGGTGCTGCTCATGACCGACCGCGTGGACGAGTGGGCGCTGGGCTATCTGCACGACTTCGACGGCACGCCGCTGCAGTCCGTGGCCAAGGGCGCGGTCGATCTGGGCGAGCTGCAGGACGAGGCAGAAAAGAAAGCCTTTGATGAAGCCGCCGAGCAGTTCAAGCCCCTGCTGGCCAAGCTCAAGGAGGCCCTCAAGGACAAGGCCGACGACGTGCGCGTGACCACCCGCCTGGTCGATTCACCCGCCTGCCTGGTGGTCAAGGACGGCGACATGAGCAGCCAGCTCGCCCGCCTCTTGAAGCAGGCTGGCCAGCAGGCGCCGGACGCCAAGCCGGTGCTCGAAGTCAACCCCGCGCACCCGCTGGTGCAAAAGCTCGACGGCTCGGTGCACTTTCACGACCTGGCGCACATCCTGTTCGACCAGGCGCTGCTGGCCGAAGGCGGTCAGCTCGACGACCCGGCGGCCTACGTCAAGCGCGTGAACGCACTGCTGGTGTAA
- a CDS encoding cysteine-rich CWC family protein, whose protein sequence is MSCATSASTSTSTSSCPLCHQANACAVAAGAPAASCWCMNAPVAPQALARIPAGARGRACICPHCARPAATIEAPCPPIA, encoded by the coding sequence ATGTCCTGTGCCACCTCTGCATCGACCTCCACCTCGACCTCCTCCTGCCCCCTGTGCCACCAGGCCAACGCCTGCGCCGTCGCCGCCGGCGCACCAGCGGCCAGCTGCTGGTGCATGAACGCGCCCGTGGCGCCGCAGGCGCTGGCGCGAATCCCCGCCGGGGCACGCGGGCGCGCCTGCATTTGCCCGCACTGCGCACGCCCGGCAGCTACCATCGAAGCTCCCTGTCCCCCTATTGCCTGA
- a CDS encoding GNAT family N-acetyltransferase, translated as MSLKLSAPIPLAAPHILDDFACGEASLDEWLKRRALTNQLSGASRSFVVTDKEGRVYGYYAMAAGAVSHQAATSNVRRNMPDPVPVMVLARLAVDHRAQGIKLGAALLQDAVNRAVAVSQNAGVRALLVHALHDRARQFYAHYGFQESPQHPMTLMLRLNTVKA; from the coding sequence ATGAGCTTGAAACTGAGCGCACCGATTCCGCTCGCCGCCCCCCACATCCTGGATGATTTCGCTTGCGGTGAGGCCAGTCTCGATGAATGGCTCAAGCGCCGGGCTCTGACCAACCAATTGAGCGGTGCCAGCCGCTCCTTCGTCGTCACCGATAAGGAAGGGCGTGTCTACGGCTACTACGCGATGGCCGCAGGTGCGGTTTCACATCAGGCGGCAACCAGCAACGTACGACGCAACATGCCCGATCCCGTTCCAGTGATGGTTCTGGCCCGGCTGGCTGTCGACCACCGAGCGCAGGGCATCAAGCTTGGAGCCGCCCTGCTTCAAGACGCAGTTAATCGTGCCGTGGCCGTGTCGCAGAACGCTGGCGTGCGAGCCTTGCTCGTCCATGCTCTCCACGACCGCGCCAGGCAGTTCTACGCGCACTACGGCTTCCAGGAGTCACCGCAGCACCCGATGACACTGATGTTGCGCTTGAACACCGTAAAGGCTTGA
- a CDS encoding 4-oxalocrotonate tautomerase, protein MPTYHVEMLEGRTLEQKRKLVEEITRVSVEVLGGAPESVDVLITDVKRENWATGGKLWLERQ, encoded by the coding sequence ATGCCCACCTACCACGTTGAAATGCTCGAAGGCCGCACGCTGGAGCAAAAGCGCAAGCTCGTTGAAGAAATCACCCGCGTCTCGGTCGAGGTGCTGGGCGGCGCGCCCGAATCGGTGGACGTGCTCATCACCGACGTCAAGCGCGAGAACTGGGCCACCGGCGGCAAGCTCTGGCTCGAACGCCAGTAA
- a CDS encoding TMEM165/GDT1 family protein, with protein MEAFFVSTGVVALAEMGDKTQLLAFILAARFKKPLPIILGILAATVVNHGLAGALGAWITASLSPTVLRWVLGLSFLGMAVWTLIPDKIEEEETQIASKLGVFGATLVTFFLAEMGDKTQIATVAMAAHYAAPLWVVAGTTLGMLIADVPAVFVGDRLAAKIPMRLVHTLAAAVFALLGVATLLGAGARWGV; from the coding sequence ATGGAAGCTTTTTTCGTCTCCACCGGCGTCGTGGCGCTGGCGGAAATGGGTGACAAGACCCAGCTGCTCGCCTTTATTTTGGCGGCGCGCTTTAAAAAACCCCTGCCCATCATCCTGGGCATTTTGGCGGCCACCGTGGTCAACCATGGCTTGGCCGGGGCGCTGGGGGCGTGGATCACGGCCAGCCTTAGCCCAACGGTGTTGCGCTGGGTGCTCGGCCTGTCGTTTCTGGGTATGGCGGTCTGGACGCTCATTCCCGACAAGATCGAAGAGGAAGAGACGCAGATCGCCAGCAAACTGGGCGTTTTTGGCGCCACGCTGGTGACGTTTTTCCTCGCCGAGATGGGCGACAAGACGCAGATTGCCACCGTGGCCATGGCCGCGCATTACGCCGCGCCCCTGTGGGTGGTGGCCGGCACCACGCTGGGGATGTTGATTGCCGACGTGCCGGCGGTGTTTGTCGGCGACCGGCTGGCGGCCAAGATTCCGATGCGGCTGGTGCACACCCTGGCGGCGGCTGTTTTTGCCCTGCTCGGGGTTGCCACGTTGCTCGGTGCGGGTGCGCGCTGGGGGGTGTAA
- a CDS encoding class II glutamine amidotransferase produces MCQLLGMNANTPTDATFSFTGFAQRAGHTADHTDGWGIAFFEDKGLRHFVDHERAVDSPVAALIRRYPIKSRNVIAHIRKATQGVVSLENCHPFVRELWGRYWVFAHNGDLKDFRPRLHGHFQPVGSTDSEHAFCWIMQELAKSHAGVPSVAELTLTLRELAARIAPQGTFNFLLSNGQALWAHASTHLHYIERRHPFASAHLSDEDLRLDFSTCTTPSDRVAVIATAPLTRDEQWTAFASGALKVFVDGAAQAI; encoded by the coding sequence ATGTGCCAGCTGCTGGGCATGAATGCCAATACGCCGACCGATGCCACCTTCAGCTTCACCGGCTTTGCCCAGCGCGCCGGCCACACGGCCGATCACACCGATGGCTGGGGCATTGCGTTTTTTGAGGACAAGGGGCTGCGCCACTTCGTCGATCACGAGCGCGCCGTCGATTCGCCCGTGGCCGCGCTGATCCGGCGCTACCCCATCAAGAGCCGCAACGTCATCGCCCACATCCGCAAGGCCACGCAGGGCGTTGTCAGCCTGGAGAACTGCCACCCCTTTGTGCGCGAGCTCTGGGGGCGCTACTGGGTGTTTGCGCACAACGGCGACTTGAAAGACTTTCGCCCGCGCCTGCACGGCCACTTCCAGCCCGTGGGCAGCACCGACAGCGAACATGCCTTTTGCTGGATCATGCAAGAGCTGGCCAAGAGCCACGCCGGCGTGCCCAGCGTGGCCGAACTGACGCTGACCCTGCGCGAACTCGCCGCACGCATTGCGCCGCAGGGCACGTTCAACTTCTTGCTCTCCAACGGCCAGGCGCTGTGGGCGCACGCCAGCACCCACTTGCACTACATCGAGCGACGCCACCCCTTTGCCAGCGCCCACCTGAGCGATGAGGATTTGCGCCTGGACTTTTCCACCTGCACCACCCCCAGCGACCGCGTGGCCGTGATCGCCACCGCACCGCTGACGCGCGACGAGCAATGGACGGCGTTTGCCAGCGGCGCGCTCAAGGTGTTTGTTGATGGGGCGGCGCAGGCCATTTGA
- a CDS encoding exopolyphosphatase, whose amino-acid sequence MGEPKYRLVTRSDFDGLVCAVLLNELELIDEIVFVHPKDMQDGKVAISERDITTNLPYVPGAHLVFDHHESETVRNSGRRDVNHIIDPDAPSAARVVYKHYGGKAAFPRVSEDMMAAVDQADSAQYSREDILNPQGWVLLNYLMDSRTGLGRFRDFRISNYALMMDLIQYCRDHSIDEILQLPDVQERIALYNEHAPKARAQIEQCAIQIGNLVVLDLRPEETIWATNRFMIYALFPTANISIHVLWGLQQQNTVLAAGKSILDRGSRTHIGNLMLEFGGGGHAAAGTCQIANDKADAMLQTLVQRITTDG is encoded by the coding sequence ATGGGAGAGCCCAAATACCGTTTGGTCACACGCAGCGATTTCGACGGCCTGGTGTGCGCCGTGCTGCTCAATGAGCTGGAGCTGATCGACGAGATCGTCTTCGTCCACCCCAAGGACATGCAGGACGGCAAGGTTGCCATCAGCGAGCGCGACATCACCACCAACCTGCCCTATGTGCCGGGAGCGCACCTGGTGTTCGACCACCACGAGTCGGAGACAGTGCGCAACTCCGGCCGGCGCGACGTGAACCACATCATCGATCCCGATGCGCCCTCGGCGGCGCGCGTGGTGTACAAGCATTACGGCGGCAAGGCGGCGTTTCCGCGCGTCTCTGAGGACATGATGGCCGCCGTCGATCAGGCCGATTCGGCGCAGTATTCGCGCGAGGACATCCTCAACCCGCAGGGCTGGGTGCTGCTGAACTACCTCATGGATTCGCGCACCGGCCTGGGGCGTTTTCGCGACTTCCGCATCAGCAACTATGCGCTGATGATGGATCTGATCCAGTACTGCCGTGACCACAGCATCGACGAGATTTTGCAGCTGCCCGACGTGCAGGAGCGCATTGCGCTGTACAACGAGCACGCGCCCAAGGCGCGCGCGCAGATCGAGCAGTGCGCCATACAGATCGGCAACCTGGTGGTGCTCGACCTGCGGCCAGAGGAAACCATCTGGGCCACCAACCGGTTCATGATCTACGCCCTGTTCCCTACGGCCAACATCTCCATCCACGTGCTGTGGGGGCTGCAGCAGCAAAACACCGTGCTGGCGGCGGGCAAGTCCATCCTCGATCGCGGCAGCCGCACCCACATCGGCAACCTGATGCTCGAATTTGGCGGCGGCGGCCATGCAGCCGCCGGCACCTGCCAGATTGCCAACGACAAGGCCGACGCCATGCTGCAGACCCTGGTGCAGCGCATCACCACCGACGGCTAA